GGCCATCACAAGGACTCCGTCGCCGCGCCGCTGGACGAAAGCGAGGCCGAGAGCGAACTCAGGCGCCGGCACGCCGGGCAACGGGTGCTGCTGGCCGAGGACAACCCGATCAACCAGGAAGTCGCCCGCGAGCTGCTGGCATCGGTGGGCCTGACGGTCGACGTCGTGGCCGACGGCGCGGGCGCGTTGGCACAGGCCCAGGAAGGCCGCTACGACCTCGTGCTGATGGACGTGCAGATGCCGGGCATGGACGGCCTCGAGGCGACGCGACAGATCCGCGCCCGCATGGGCCACGGCCTGCCCATCATCGCCATGACGGCGAACGCCTTCGGCGACGACCGCCTCGCCTGTCTCGACGCCGGCATGAACGCCCACATCGGCAAGCCGGTCGACCCGGCGCTGCTGTACGCCACCGTCCTGCGCTGGCTGCCGCCACCGGGGGCGGCACGGCCGCACGGCTGATCGATCGATCGCGCAGGCCACCGATGACCGGGCTCACGACGGGCCGGTCGCCGCCTGCTGCCTGAACGACAGCGCCACGAAGTCGACAAACGCCCGCACCCGCGCCGCCAGCTGATGGCGCTGCGGGTAGACCGCATGGATGTCGGCATCGGGCGTATAGCACTGCGGCAATACCTGCACCAGGCGGCCGCTTTTCAGGTGGCGCTCGATGTCCCACTCGGCCCGCATCAGGATGCCGTGGCCGTCGAGCGCCCAGTTGACGGCGATCTCGCCGTCGTTGGTGGTCAGGTTGCCGCGGGTCTTGATCGCCTCGGTGGTCGCGGCCTTGCCGCGGCCGCTGGTCAGGCGCCACACGCCGTAGGCTTCTTCGCCCTGGCGGATGCCGATGCAGTTGTGGCGGCTCAGGTCGTTGGGCACCTTGGGTGTGCCGTGTTTGGCCAGATAGGCCGGTGCGGCGCAGAGCAGCCGCCGGTTCGGCGCGATGTGGCGCGCGATCACGCGCGCATCGGGCGGCGCACCGAAGCGGATGCAGACGTCGAACGAGTCTTCGGTCAACGGCGGCGGATTGACCGACAACTGCAGCTGCACCTCGACCTGCGGATGCTTGCGCACGAAGCGCGAGATCAGCGGCGCCACGTGGCTGCGGCCGAAACCGAGCGTCGCGTTCACCCGCAGCAGCCCCTTCGGCGTGGCCTTGGAGACACCGAGCAGCGCCTCCATGTCGTCGATCTCGCCGAGGATGCGGCGCGCGTGTTCGAGGTAGAGCTCGCCCTCGGGCGTCAGGCTCATGCGCCGCGTCGTGCGGTTGACCAGCGACACGCCCAGGCGCGACTCCATCAGCGCCAGGTGCTTGCTGACCGCAGGTGTCGTGATGCTCAGTTCACGCGCCGCCGCACTCAGGCTGCCGGCACTGGCCAGCGCGGAGAAGAAGCCCAGATCGGCCGGTTGGATGCCCGCGGTCATGGTCGATCGATTGTTGAGTTCAGGTAAACGATGGATTCACTTTAGCGGTGCGCGCGCGCACCGTCCAATTCCTACAGTCCCGTCATCGCCCACCCATCACCGACTGACGGAGACAGACCATGAAGACCTACTCGATCGCCACCATTCCCGGAGACGGCATCGGCAAGGAAGTTGTTCCTGCCGGCCAGCAGGTGCTGGAAGCGCTCGCCGCGTCGAGCAACCGCTTCGGCTTCGCGTTCGAGAACTTCGACTGGGGCGGCGACTACTACCGCGCGCACGGCGTGATGATGCCGGCCGACGGCCTGGACGCGCTGCGTGGCAAGGACGCGATCCTGTTCGGCTCGGCCGGTGATCCGGCCATCCCCGACCACATCACGCTGTGGGGCCTGCGCCTGAAGATCTGCCAGGGCTTCGACCAGTACGCCAACGTGCGCCCGACGCGCATCCTGCCCGGCATCGACGGCCCGTTGAAGCGCTGCAAGTCGGAAGACCTGAACTGGGTCATCGTGCGCGAGAACTCCGAGGGCGAGTACTCCGGCGTCGGTGGCCGCGTGCACCAGGGCCACCCGATCGAAGCCGCCACCGACGTGACGATGATGACCCGCGTCGGCGTCGAACGCATCATGCGTTTCGCCTTCAAGCTGGCGCAGAGCCGGCCGCGCAAGCTGCTCACGGTGGTCACCAAGAGCAACGCCCAGCGCCACGCGATGGTGATGTGGGACGAGATCGCGCTGCAGGTCTCCAAGGAGTTCCCGGACGTCACCTGGGACAAGGAAATCGTCGACGCCTGCACCGCCCGCATGGTCAATCGCCCGGCCACGCTGGACACGCTGGTGGCCACCAACCTGCACGCCGACATCCTCAGCGACCTGGCCGCCGCGCTGGCCGGCAGCCTGGGCATCGCGCCCACCGGCAACATCGACCCGGAGCACCGCTATCCGAGCATGTTCGAGCCCATCCACGGCTCGGCTTTCGACATCATGGGCAAGGGCCTGGCGAACCCGGTTGGTACCTTCTGGTCGGTCGTGATGATGCTGGAGCACCTGGGCGAGCTGGATGCCGCCAAGCGCCTGATGCAGGCCATCGAGAGCGTCACCGCCAACCCCGCGCTGCACACCGGCGACCTGGGTGGCAAGGCGACCACCGCCCAGGTCACGCAGGCGGTCTGCCAGCAACTGGCCGGCAACACGCGCTGAGCGGCCGACCGCTGCGACCCTGCCGGTCTGACGATCGTGAAAACACCCGACCCACGCAGCCTGCTGCGCCACCTGTTCGATGCCGCGATTGCCGCCGCGCAACCGGCGCTGTGCGGGCCTCGCCACCTGCCGGCTGCGCCCAAGGGCCGGCTGGTCGTGATCGGCGCCGGCAAGGCCTCGGCCGCGATGGCGCGTGCGGTCGAACAGCATTGGCCCGGCCCGCTCTCGGGCCTGGTCGTGACGCGCTACGGCTACGCCGTGCCGTGCGAGCGCATCGAGATCGTCGAGGCCGCGCACCCGGTGCCTGACGCGGCTGGCGAGGCCGCCGCCAAGCGCCTGCTGCAACTCGTGCAAGGGCTCACCGCCGACGACCTCGTGCTGTGCCTGATCTCGGGCGGCGGCTCCTCGTTGCTGCCGCTCGCCTTGCCGGGCCTGACGCTGGCCGACAAGCAGGCGCTCAACCGCGCCCTGCTGGCCAGCGGCGCCAGCATCAGCGAGATGAACTGCGTGCGCCGCCACCTGTCGGCCATCAAGGGCGGGCGCCTGGCCGCCGCCTGCCATCCGGCGCGGGTGGTGAATCTGCTGCTGTCGGACGTGCCGGGCGACGACCCCATCGACATCGCCTCCGGCCCGACCGTGCCCGACCCGAGCACCTGCGCCGACGCGCTCGCCATCCTGCGCCGCTACGCGATCGAGGTGCCGCCGCGGGTGCGCGCCCTGCTCGAAAGCGGCGAAGGTGAATCGATCAAACCCGGCGACCCGCGCCTGCCGGCGATCGAGACCCGTTTCGTCGCCACGCCGCAGATGGCGCTCGAAGCCGCAGCGGCCGTGGCGCGCGATGCCGGCTACGACGCGCACATTCTGGGCGATGCGATCGAAGGCGAAGCCCGTGACGTCGCCAAGACGCTGGCCGGCATCGCGCGGCAGGTGGCGCGCCGCGGCCAGCCTTTTCAGGGCCCGTGCGTGCTGCTGTCCGGCGGCGAGACCACCGTCACGCTGCGTGGCCAGGGCCGCGGCGGGCGCAACGTCGAGTTCCTGCTGGCGCTGGCCGTGGCACTGAACGGCGAACCCGGCATCCACGCGCTGGCCGGCGACACCGACGGCGTCGACGGCCAGGACGAGATGGCCGGCGCGCTGCTCGCCCCCGACACGCTCGAACGCGCCTGGGCGCTCGGCCTGCGCCCGCGTGAACGCCTCGATGACAACGACGGCCACGGCTTCTTCGAGGCGCTCGGCGACTCGATCGTGACCGGCCCGACGCTGACCAACGTGAACGACTTCCGGGCCATCGTCATTGCGGCCGGCCTGCCATCCCACTGTTGATTCGAAGTCAAAGCCGGATTCACTTTGGTGGTGATTCCGATCTATCCCCGACTCCCAGAGTTCGGTTCACACAGCGCACAAAGCGCCATCAGGAGACAAGCATGAGCAGCATTCACACCCTCACCCGCCGTCGCATGGTCCAGGCCATCGCACTGACCCTGGCCGTGTCCGGCGGCAGCGCCATGGCGCAAGCCTGGCCGGCCAAGCCGATCACGCTGATCGTGCCCTTCCCGGCCGGTGGCACCACCGACGTGCTGGCCCGCGCACTGGGCGAGAAGCTGCAGCAGAGCCTGGGCCAGCCGGTGATCGTGGAGAACAAGCCCGGCGCCGGTGCCACGCTCGGCGCCGACTACGTCGCCAAGTCCAAGCCCGACGGCTACACGCTGCTGATGGGCGCGGTGCACCACACCATCGCGCCGGCGGTCTACAAGAAGATGGCCTACGACTTCCAGAAGGACTTTGCGCCGATCACCACGGTCGCACTGGTGCCCAACGTGCTGGTGGTCAATGCCGCAACGCCGGCCAGGAACGTGGCCGAACTGGTCGCGCTGGCCAAGGCCAAACCGGGTGAGTCGACCTACGGCTCCAACGGCAACGGCACGGCGCAGCACCTGATCGGCACCCAGTTCCAGAACCTCACCGGCGCCGACCTGGTGCACGTGCCCTACAAGGGCAGCGGCCCACTCGCCACCGACCTGCTGGGTGGCCAGATCACGATGTCGTTCGACACCATCACGCCGGTGCTGCCGCACATCAAGAGCGGCAAGCTGCGTGCGCTGGCGGTGACCACGAGCAAGCGCTCGGCCGCGCTGCCGGATGTGCCGACGCTCGACGAAGCGGGCCTCAAGGGCTTCAACATCGGCACCTGGTTCGGCGTGCTGGCGCCGGTGGCCACGCCCAAGGAGGTCGTGGCACGGCTCAACGCCGAGATGGTCAAGGTGATCCAGTCGGCCGACTTCCGCAAGCGCATGGACGAGATCGGCGCCGAGCCGATCGGCAACAGCGCCGAGCAGATGGCCCAGCAGATCAGGGGCGAGACCGAGAAGTTCGCCAAGCTGGTCAAGGATGCGAAGGTGACGATCGAGTGATCGGGTGTGCATCGACACCCGGCGCCGCGACGACCCGGATCAGCCCGGCGCCTGCTGACCTTTCCACGCCCCCAGCGCCTCGCTCCACCCCCGCAGCCGTGCGTCCGACGGCTTGCCGTCGGTGCCGGTCGTGGTGGCGATCAGCTGGTCGATCAGGATCTGCTGGTCCGCCGTCATGCGCTGCGGGAAGACCGGCTGCAGGGTGATCAGCTGATCGCCGCGCGCACCGCGGCGTTCGACCGGAAAGCCCTGCCCCACCAGCCGGTGGACCACCTGGTCGCGCTGCAGCTGGAGGGTCTGCAGGCCGCCGAGGGTGGGCACGGCGAGGGTGCGGTTGGCCAGCCACGCGAAACCGTCGACCGGCATGTCGCATCGCACCGTGCCGTCCGGGTCGAGCTGGAACAGCGCATGGGGCAGCACCTCGACGCGGATGCTCAGGTCGCCGGGTGGCGCGTCCGGCCTGCCGCGGCGCCCGGCCACGCCGAGCACGTCGCCATCGCGCACGCCTTGCGGGAAACGCACCGTCACCTTGTAGCGCCGGGTTTCGGTCTTGCCGCTGCCGGCGCAGGCCACGCAGGCCTGGCGCGCGATGCCGCCACCATGGCAGGCGTCGCACTCGGCCGGCACGCCGACCCAACTGAACCACATCGGCTGGCGGATCGCACCCGAGCCGTGGCACTGCGGGCAGTGCCCGCCCAGCACGCGATAGCCCGCGCCGTTGCAGTCCGGGCAATCGTCCGTGACCTTGCCGCGCAAGACCTTGGTGCAGCCGAAAGCCGCTTCCTCGAGCGTCAGCCTGACCCGGCGGTGCAGCGTCCGCACCGGTGCCTCGGGATCGTCGCCGGCCGACGTTGCACGGTCGTCGGATGGCTCGCCTGCACGGGATCGGGCGGCGGCAGCAGGCGCCTGGGCCGTGTCGCCAGCGCCGCCCGGCGCCGCGGCCTTGCGTGCGCCGGCCTGCCGGATGGCTTCGAGGGCGCGGTTGATGCGCTGCATCCTGGCCACCGCGTCGGCGCCGTTGTTGCGATCCGGGTGCCACCGCGAGACCAGCCGGCGCCAGGCCGCCTTGACCTCGCGTTCGGTCGCGTCGGGGGTCAGGCCCAGCTCGGCGAACGCCTTGTCGATGTCATGTTCCACGGTCCGGTCCTGTTCAAGCGCCGTGCTTCAGCAGGGAAGGCCGTGCACGGCCCGCCATCATGCTGCGATGCAGCAAATTTGCAGTCTACCCGGCTGCGCACGGCGGGCCGCTCCGCTCTTATCCCAGTTAAAGGATTTTTCAATCTCCTGCCGATCCGGCGGCCGGCGCTCTCAAGGCGTTTTCAGCCGGGCCGATGAGCCGGGTTCTGTTCGGTCTTGAAAGGGATGACATGAACCTCGCAAACACCCGCATCGGCGTTCGACTCGGCGTGAGCTTCGCCATCCTCATCGCCGTGATGGTGCTGGCCATCGGCGTCGCCATCACGCGGTTCTCGAGCCTGCAGGCGGCCAGCAGCAGCCTGATCGACAAGGAGTGGGTCAAGGCCGATCTGACCCACGTGATCGACGCGACGGCCCGCGCCAACGCGCTGCGCACCATGGAGCTGCTGATCACCACCGACCCGGCGCACAGCCGCCAGATCCGCAGCCGCATCGACGCCAACAAGCGCACCATCGACGACGCCCTGCAGACGCTCGATCGCCTGGTCTATCTGCCCCGGGGCCAGCAGCTGCTGGCGCGACTCAAGCAGGTGCGCGCCGCCTATGTGGCGTCGTTCACCCAGGTGGCGGCGCTGATGGCGCAAGACCGCAAGGACGAGGCGGTGCGCCTGATGAACGAGCAGACGCTGCCAGCCATCGAGGTGATGCAGGGCGCCATCCAGGAGCTGGCGGCGTTCCAGAAATCGATCGTCACGACGGCCTCGACCGGCATCGGCGACGAGATCGCGTCGGCCCGGACGCTGATGATCGGCCTGGCCCTGGCGGCCATGCTGCTGGGCGCGGTGCTGGCCGCCTGGATCACCCGCTCCGTCACCCGGCCGATCCACGATGCCGTGGCGGTGGCCAGGACGGTGGCCGCCGGCGACCTGACCGGCCGCATCGACGTCCGCTCCACCGACGAGACCGGCCAGCTGCTGATGGCGCTGCGCGACATGAACGACGGCCTGTCGAAGATCGTCGGCGACGTGCACAGCGGCTCGGCCGCCATCTCCACCGCGACCAGCCAGATTGCCGCCGGCAACCTCGACCTGTCGCAACGCACCGAGGAGCAGGCCGCCGCGCTGGAGCAGACCACCGCGTCGCTGCACGAGCTGGCCCACGCCGTACGGCACAACTTCGAGAGCGGCCGGCAGGCCAACACGCTCGCCAGTGCCGCCGTCGACGTGGCGGCGCAGGGCGGTGCGGTGTTCGCGCGCGTGATCCGCACCATGGAGGCGATCGACGCATCGTCCAAGCGCATCGCCGACATCATCGGCGTGGTCGACGGCATCGCCTTCCAGACCAATCTGCTGGCCCTGAACGCCGCCGTCGAAGCCGCCCGCGCCGGCGAGCAGGGGCGCGGCTTTGCGGTCGTCGCCAGCGAGGTGCGCACCCTCGCCGGCCGATCGGCCGAAGCCTCCCGGCAGATCCGCGCCCTGATCGGCGAATCGGTCGAGAACGTCGACAACGGCTGCAAGCTGGTCGAGCAGGCCGGCAGCACGATGGACGAGATCGTCGTCAGCGTGCGGCGGGTGGCCGACATCATGGGCGAGATCGCGACCTCCAGCGAATCCCAGTCCGCCGGGCTGGAGCAGATCAACGCGGCCATGGGGCAGATGGACCAGGTGACGCAGGGCAACGCCGCGCTGGTCGAGGAATCGGCCGCGGCGGCCGAGTCGCTGGCCAGCCAGGCGCGCTCGCTGGTGGGCCTGGTCAGCACCTTCCGGGTCGGGCAGGCCGACGGCCTGGCGATGGCCTGAGCGACCACCGGCCCGACCGGATGCTCAGAGATCGAAGTGGGTGGGCATCATCACCACGTCGCGGATGGTCATGCCGCGCGGCCGGGTCAGCATGAAGGTCACCACCTCGGCCACTTCGCCGGCTTCGAGCAGGCTGCCCGATTCCCGGGCTTCCTGCAGCTTCTCGGGCGGCCAGTCGGCGAGCAGCGCGGTGATGACCGGGCCGGGCGAGATCGAGCCGACGCGGATGCCGTGCTTGAACACCTGGCGCCGCACCGTCTGGACGAAGCAGTTGATCGCCCATTTGGACGACGCGTAGACCGGCTCCCACGGTGTCGGGAAATGGGCCGCCAGGGAGCTGGTGACGATGATGTCGCCGGTGCGCCGCGCGATCATGTGCGGCAGCACGTCGTGCACGTTCTTCATCACGACGTTGACGTTCAGGTTCAGCATCCGGTCGATCGCGTCGTTGTCGTTGTCGACCAGATCGCCGCCGACATACGCGCCGGCATTGGCATGCAGGATGTCGATCTGGCCGGCCAGCTCGAGCGCCCTCGGCACCAGCGTCGCGCAGTCCTTCGGGTCGAGCAGGTTGATGCGCAGCGGCATCACCGCGTCGCCATGCCGGCCGCGCAGGGCCGCCATCGCCGCCTCGTCGCGGTCGACCATCACCACGCGCGCACCCGAGGCCAGCAGGGCCTCGGTGCTCGCCAGTCCGATGCCCGAAGCGGCCCCGGTGACGACCGCCACCTTGCCATCGAGTTGTCTTGCCATGTCTCTTGCTCCTTGTTGGGTGCCCTGAACTCGCCGGCACCCGATGGCGTCACTGACCCTGCCGTCCGGGCGGACTGTCGCCGCCCAGTCGGTCCATGCTCTGACGGCGAAACTCCTTCGGCGTCATGCCCTTCACTTCGCGAAAACGCCGGTTGAAATTGGCCACGTTGTTGAAGCCGACGGCGTAGCAGATGCTCGAGATCTGTTGATCGCTGTGCATCAGCAGCTGGCAGGCCTTGTGAACCCGGACGCGGTTCACGAAAGCGGTGAACGTGCTGTCGGCGGCCTTGCTGAAATAGCGCGAGAAGCTGCTCTCGCTCATGTTGACGCGTGCCGCAACGTCGGCGACGGACATCGTCTCGGCGTAGCTTTCGTTGACGTACTCGACGATCCGGCTGATCGCCGAGCGGGCATCTGCCGGCCCGGCGACGATCGCCTGGTCGGACGACAGCAGGCGATAGTCCTCGCAGCGATTGAGCAGGCACAGCAAGGCGGCGAACTCGGCAAACCGCTCCAGGCCGTGGCTGCGCCTGATGCGATGGAACCGGTCCCGGACGCTGTCGCTCAGGCCGAGGAACTCGATGCCCCGGCGCGCCCGCTCCAGCAGCGGCCGAATCTCCTCGAGCTCCTTGATGGCGCGCATGCCGTCGCGCAGCGGCTCGTCGCGGAACTGGATCACCAGGCTGCGCACGCCCAGGCCGTCGGGCGGCAGGTCGGTCGAGATCCAGTTGTGCGGCAGGCGCGGCCCGGTGAGCACGAGGTGGCCGGGCTCGAAGTGGCCGACATGGTCGCCCACGAAGGCACGCCCCCGCGCGCCGACGATCAGCTGCAGCTCGTACTCGTCATGGCAATGCCAGCGCTCGAGCGGCGTCGGGCTGCCGTGCTCGATGCAGCGCACGAACTCCGCGCCGTCCGTCGGCTCGTAACCGAGCCGCGGATCGCGGATGAGGTCATGCTCGAACTCCGGGGTGAGCTTGCGGCGACTGCTGCTTCCCATCGCGGATGTGCTCCTTCAGGCCTGAAACGACCGCAACGATAGACAAAGCCGCCGGATCCGGTGATATCGATCGGTTCCGTTCCGATACTTTTCTGCGCTGACGTCTGAAGGGCAGCCCCCCGGACCTGCCGGAAGGTGGTGGTCGAGTCCCTCACCTTCCACGTGGCGCTGCAAGCGCTGCAGAGGCCGGGACTGCGTGCCATCGAAGTGGCGCCCCATGTGCACGAGGGCATCGATCTCGGCCGTCTGGCAGGTGATCGAACTCCACCGCCCGAAGGCCTGCCGGCCAAGGCCTCTGACCGCCGCGGTCTGGTGCTGACGGCTCGTCGTTCTCCAAGTGCCTGGCTGCGGGTTACCGCGTCGGATGGGCCACACCCGGCAGGCTGACGCCGACGATGTGG
This portion of the Leptothrix cholodnii SP-6 genome encodes:
- a CDS encoding LysR substrate-binding domain-containing protein — protein: MTAGIQPADLGFFSALASAGSLSAAARELSITTPAVSKHLALMESRLGVSLVNRTTRRMSLTPEGELYLEHARRILGEIDDMEALLGVSKATPKGLLRVNATLGFGRSHVAPLISRFVRKHPQVEVQLQLSVNPPPLTEDSFDVCIRFGAPPDARVIARHIAPNRRLLCAAPAYLAKHGTPKVPNDLSRHNCIGIRQGEEAYGVWRLTSGRGKAATTEAIKTRGNLTTNDGEIAVNWALDGHGILMRAEWDIERHLKSGRLVQVLPQCYTPDADIHAVYPQRHQLAARVRAFVDFVALSFRQQAATGPS
- a CDS encoding tartrate dehydrogenase gives rise to the protein MKTYSIATIPGDGIGKEVVPAGQQVLEALAASSNRFGFAFENFDWGGDYYRAHGVMMPADGLDALRGKDAILFGSAGDPAIPDHITLWGLRLKICQGFDQYANVRPTRILPGIDGPLKRCKSEDLNWVIVRENSEGEYSGVGGRVHQGHPIEAATDVTMMTRVGVERIMRFAFKLAQSRPRKLLTVVTKSNAQRHAMVMWDEIALQVSKEFPDVTWDKEIVDACTARMVNRPATLDTLVATNLHADILSDLAAALAGSLGIAPTGNIDPEHRYPSMFEPIHGSAFDIMGKGLANPVGTFWSVVMMLEHLGELDAAKRLMQAIESVTANPALHTGDLGGKATTAQVTQAVCQQLAGNTR
- a CDS encoding glycerate kinase type-2 family protein — its product is MKTPDPRSLLRHLFDAAIAAAQPALCGPRHLPAAPKGRLVVIGAGKASAAMARAVEQHWPGPLSGLVVTRYGYAVPCERIEIVEAAHPVPDAAGEAAAKRLLQLVQGLTADDLVLCLISGGGSSLLPLALPGLTLADKQALNRALLASGASISEMNCVRRHLSAIKGGRLAAACHPARVVNLLLSDVPGDDPIDIASGPTVPDPSTCADALAILRRYAIEVPPRVRALLESGEGESIKPGDPRLPAIETRFVATPQMALEAAAAVARDAGYDAHILGDAIEGEARDVAKTLAGIARQVARRGQPFQGPCVLLSGGETTVTLRGQGRGGRNVEFLLALAVALNGEPGIHALAGDTDGVDGQDEMAGALLAPDTLERAWALGLRPRERLDDNDGHGFFEALGDSIVTGPTLTNVNDFRAIVIAAGLPSHC
- a CDS encoding Bug family tripartite tricarboxylate transporter substrate binding protein produces the protein MSSIHTLTRRRMVQAIALTLAVSGGSAMAQAWPAKPITLIVPFPAGGTTDVLARALGEKLQQSLGQPVIVENKPGAGATLGADYVAKSKPDGYTLLMGAVHHTIAPAVYKKMAYDFQKDFAPITTVALVPNVLVVNAATPARNVAELVALAKAKPGESTYGSNGNGTAQHLIGTQFQNLTGADLVHVPYKGSGPLATDLLGGQITMSFDTITPVLPHIKSGKLRALAVTTSKRSAALPDVPTLDEAGLKGFNIGTWFGVLAPVATPKEVVARLNAEMVKVIQSADFRKRMDEIGAEPIGNSAEQMAQQIRGETEKFAKLVKDAKVTIE
- a CDS encoding DnaJ C-terminal domain-containing protein, translated to MEHDIDKAFAELGLTPDATEREVKAAWRRLVSRWHPDRNNGADAVARMQRINRALEAIRQAGARKAAAPGGAGDTAQAPAAAARSRAGEPSDDRATSAGDDPEAPVRTLHRRVRLTLEEAAFGCTKVLRGKVTDDCPDCNGAGYRVLGGHCPQCHGSGAIRQPMWFSWVGVPAECDACHGGGIARQACVACAGSGKTETRRYKVTVRFPQGVRDGDVLGVAGRRGRPDAPPGDLSIRVEVLPHALFQLDPDGTVRCDMPVDGFAWLANRTLAVPTLGGLQTLQLQRDQVVHRLVGQGFPVERRGARGDQLITLQPVFPQRMTADQQILIDQLIATTTGTDGKPSDARLRGWSEALGAWKGQQAPG
- a CDS encoding methyl-accepting chemotaxis protein; its protein translation is MNLANTRIGVRLGVSFAILIAVMVLAIGVAITRFSSLQAASSSLIDKEWVKADLTHVIDATARANALRTMELLITTDPAHSRQIRSRIDANKRTIDDALQTLDRLVYLPRGQQLLARLKQVRAAYVASFTQVAALMAQDRKDEAVRLMNEQTLPAIEVMQGAIQELAAFQKSIVTTASTGIGDEIASARTLMIGLALAAMLLGAVLAAWITRSVTRPIHDAVAVARTVAAGDLTGRIDVRSTDETGQLLMALRDMNDGLSKIVGDVHSGSAAISTATSQIAAGNLDLSQRTEEQAAALEQTTASLHELAHAVRHNFESGRQANTLASAAVDVAAQGGAVFARVIRTMEAIDASSKRIADIIGVVDGIAFQTNLLALNAAVEAARAGEQGRGFAVVASEVRTLAGRSAEASRQIRALIGESVENVDNGCKLVEQAGSTMDEIVVSVRRVADIMGEIATSSESQSAGLEQINAAMGQMDQVTQGNAALVEESAAAAESLASQARSLVGLVSTFRVGQADGLAMA
- a CDS encoding SDR family oxidoreductase; translated protein: MARQLDGKVAVVTGAASGIGLASTEALLASGARVVMVDRDEAAMAALRGRHGDAVMPLRINLLDPKDCATLVPRALELAGQIDILHANAGAYVGGDLVDNDNDAIDRMLNLNVNVVMKNVHDVLPHMIARRTGDIIVTSSLAAHFPTPWEPVYASSKWAINCFVQTVRRQVFKHGIRVGSISPGPVITALLADWPPEKLQEARESGSLLEAGEVAEVVTFMLTRPRGMTIRDVVMMPTHFDL
- a CDS encoding AraC family transcriptional regulator, whose amino-acid sequence is MGSSSRRKLTPEFEHDLIRDPRLGYEPTDGAEFVRCIEHGSPTPLERWHCHDEYELQLIVGARGRAFVGDHVGHFEPGHLVLTGPRLPHNWISTDLPPDGLGVRSLVIQFRDEPLRDGMRAIKELEEIRPLLERARRGIEFLGLSDSVRDRFHRIRRSHGLERFAEFAALLCLLNRCEDYRLLSSDQAIVAGPADARSAISRIVEYVNESYAETMSVADVAARVNMSESSFSRYFSKAADSTFTAFVNRVRVHKACQLLMHSDQQISSICYAVGFNNVANFNRRFREVKGMTPKEFRRQSMDRLGGDSPPGRQGQ